One window of the Chloroflexota bacterium genome contains the following:
- the ilvC gene encoding ketol-acid reductoisomerase, translated as MAKINFGGVVEAVVTREEFPLDKARNVLKDEVVAILGYGVQGPAQALNMRDNGINVIVGQKSGSPTYDKAIKDGWVPGKTLFSLEEAAERGTVLQYLVSDAGQMMTWNSIKPHLKKGDALYFSHGFGIVYKDQTGIVPPDFVDVILVAPKGSGTSVRANFLSGSGINASYAIFQDATGRATERTIALGIAVGAGYLFPTTFAREVYSDLTGERGILMGALAGVMEAQYNELRKHGHSPSEAFNETVEELTQSLIRLVAQNGMDWMYANCSTTAQRGALDWRHEFRKAVEPVYEKLYQSVVSGEQTRIVLAANSRPDYKEKLGAELREIHESEMWQAGAAVRSLRPENWKKS; from the coding sequence ATGGCAAAGATCAATTTTGGCGGAGTCGTCGAAGCGGTCGTTACGCGCGAAGAGTTTCCACTTGACAAAGCGCGCAACGTGTTGAAGGACGAGGTCGTCGCGATCCTGGGTTATGGCGTGCAGGGTCCCGCGCAGGCGCTCAACATGCGCGACAATGGAATCAACGTCATCGTCGGACAAAAGTCCGGTAGTCCAACGTACGACAAAGCAATCAAGGACGGCTGGGTCCCCGGCAAAACGCTCTTTTCGCTCGAAGAAGCCGCCGAACGCGGCACGGTACTCCAGTATCTCGTTTCCGATGCGGGGCAAATGATGACGTGGAATTCGATCAAGCCGCATCTGAAAAAAGGTGATGCGCTCTATTTTTCGCACGGCTTTGGGATTGTGTACAAAGATCAAACCGGCATCGTGCCGCCCGATTTCGTGGATGTGATCCTGGTCGCGCCCAAAGGTTCGGGCACGAGCGTGCGCGCGAACTTTTTGAGCGGCAGCGGCATCAACGCGAGCTACGCGATTTTTCAGGATGCGACCGGTCGAGCGACCGAGCGGACGATTGCGCTTGGCATTGCGGTCGGCGCGGGCTACCTATTCCCGACGACCTTCGCGCGCGAAGTGTACAGCGATCTCACCGGCGAACGCGGCATTTTGATGGGCGCGTTGGCGGGTGTGATGGAAGCGCAGTACAACGAACTTCGCAAACATGGTCACTCGCCCAGCGAAGCGTTCAACGAAACGGTTGAAGAATTGACGCAGAGTTTGATTCGTCTCGTCGCGCAAAACGGCATGGATTGGATGTACGCGAATTGTAGCACGACCGCGCAGCGCGGCGCGTTGGATTGGCGGCACGAGTTCCGCAAAGCGGTCGAGCCGGTGTACGAGAAACTGTACCAGAGCGTCGTCTCCGGCGAACAGACGCGCATCGTGCTCGCGGCGAACAGTCGCCCCGATTACAAGGAAAAACTCGGCGCAGAATTGCGCGAGATTCACGAGTCGGAAATGTGGCAAGCCGGCGCGGCGGTCCGCTCGCTGCGCCCGGAGAATTGGAAGAAATCGTAA
- the ilvN gene encoding acetolactate synthase small subunit produces the protein MKHTLVALVEDKPGVLNRVASLFRRRAFNIESLTVGHTHEPNVSRMTIVVDTELTAPHLVEANLYKLVNVIDVHDVTQKPTVMRDLALVKVQADAAARAEIAQLADIFRAKIVDVAADSVIVEVTGDEAKIDGLIELLRPRGIVEMVRTGQIAMVRGSVSNNGNGNGTH, from the coding sequence ATGAAGCACACACTTGTAGCGTTAGTCGAAGACAAACCTGGCGTGTTAAATCGCGTTGCGAGTCTATTTCGTCGCCGCGCATTCAACATCGAAAGTCTCACCGTCGGTCACACGCACGAACCGAACGTCTCGCGCATGACGATTGTCGTGGACACGGAATTGACCGCGCCGCATCTCGTCGAAGCGAACTTGTACAAATTGGTGAACGTGATTGACGTGCACGACGTCACGCAAAAACCAACCGTGATGCGCGACCTCGCGCTCGTCAAGGTTCAAGCCGATGCGGCGGCGCGCGCGGAAATCGCGCAACTCGCCGACATCTTTCGCGCCAAGATCGTGGACGTAGCCGCCGACTCGGTGATCGTCGAAGTGACCGGCGACGAAGCCAAGATTGACGGCTTGATCGAACTCTTGCGTCCGCGCGGCATTGTCGAAATGGTTCGCACCGGTCAGATCGCAATGGTGCGCGGCAGCGTGAGCAACAACGGGAATGGAAACGGTACGCACTAA